A segment of the Corylus avellana chromosome ca2, CavTom2PMs-1.0 genome:
cgtgacattccatcaaattttgggCGAAATTTAGACGGAGATACCATCTCCTGTCTCTAGGCAAACCATAGGTACCTCCGGGctcttgtgataaaaaataaatcctagggaacaaaaaataaagaagttaaaccacatgaggaataaagtatataacccatgataatatatttttttaaactttcaattgtgacaatatagTCAGACTCCTCACGTCAGTGGTCAGTTTACTTACTTCACTCCTTTTGTAATTCACATGTTATCTTCTTACAAAGATGTTTTGAGTGGTAAGTAGCCATCGCATCCTGTGGTATATATAATTCTTTGTAATAAGAGATGGAAATTAATAACTGGAATTTCTTTTAGCTAAATAAATCTTATAAATATGAGTGTAATCTATCATCAAGAAGAACGATGTTGtatagttaatatttttttaagtcttaattattatttttagataaaaatttatgattttattatattagcTATTACCACTTTTATTTATCTACAATTTATCATTATATTgattatcatgttttaaaataaaagaaatattattgtaatcaaatattgaaaaaaatattataataggATCTTCAATTTGATGCCATTGTTTGTTTCGGATAGCAAATTTGTGATCTTTAGAAAAACTTTACTGTACTTTGGTAACTTTACCTTATCgttgctaaaatgaaaatcacttaaattatagctattctattatattacacattttgataaatgtatttgcacaattaaataagggtcttggtcttctatggctctcatggaattcaaaaatattgagtctTGGCCCAGGGTTGGATGCTAAAAACAATGTCTGAAAATTTGtatctttgttcaaattaattttttaacacttttgttacatgtgggactaaattataagtggactattttaataaatgaacttacttgttttaacttttaacttttaagtttaggtgaaattatgagtttagtaatttattttggagtacaatttgtcaattacggtcactttccaatttttttttttcttattctttattaaagcctttaatctcttagaactcaattttttgcattgactatattgatgtataatgtattagtattattattacaattttgaattttaattttaatttttttaaaaaaattatagtttagggtaatcgggtcgtgtcgggtcgtgtctacccgtttatacccggttattttaaacgggtaaaacgggtcgtgtcgggttacccggttattttcgtatcgtaatcgtgtcaaacccgattacccgtttagctaaacgggtcgtgtctgggtataggctaatcgtgtaacgggtacccgcgggtcataatcgggtcgtgtatgggtacccattttgcTACCCCTAATTATAACCAAGAGCGCAGAGCGTTGATTCGCCATTTTGCAAAGAGAATGTGAAGAGTTCTTGCCTATTTATGCTCCAAGTGGGCACCgcctattattatttttttattctaatatttatttgaaacaatatttaaagaatatgatttttttaaaaaaaattagaagaaattttttctgaccCACTTTAATAAATGTCGATCAGAATCCtttataaaaaactaaaaaagctaCTGTAGTGCATGCAGCCAACTTTGTCCATCTCTGAATTATCCCAATGGGTTGCGTGGGATGGATTGGGGATCTCCACGTATCTGAGgccaccccccctcccccccaaaaaaagggGTGGTGGGGGCAGAGGATAACTACTACGATGAAAATGAAGAAGGGCTGTCGGAGAGTTGGTGCGTGAAAAGGAAATGCTGTCAAATTGAAGAGTGCCAAAATAGCTTACTGTTCAATGTTTAAATATAGGAGTTAATGCTATAGATTGTCATATAATTTAGGGGGATGAGGATCGCTACTACGATGAAAATGAAGAAGGGCTGTCGGAAAGTTGGTACATGCGTGAAAAGGAAATGCTGTCAAATTGAAGAGTGTCAAAATAGCTTACTGTTCGATGGAGTTAATGCTATAGATTGTCATATAATTTAGATGGCATGACagttatataataattatttttagtggatttaggtttagggtttgttgtcctgatatatatatatataaatatcttTTGGAAGAGAGAGATGAAATTGGAAGCTAAGTTTTCTGAGAGGTtgagtttaaagaaaaaatctgTGTAAGCTTGATTATTCCTTTTAgtggatttttgttagttttattgtGCCTCATTGAGAAGTATATCGggagggtccggtaaaggagaatcacgatGAAAAggattgtaagtgttcctaatgtctgtaatctctggataatcttttgatagtgatttcctgagtttggctacccggagagattttacttttagagtgttttctaaaagatttcatcttcatcaccaaaatatctgtgtctacGTGATTTcctgttttatatatattttggtgattaaattgtttattacttcatattattaattccgcataaattgtgataaacaaatttttggagTGATTAAGCGTTTTTCAACTTTGAATACCACAAGGACATCTTGGTTGTACTTGAGAGTTGAACATTTCGATTACAAAAGAGATCTCCAATACGCAAGCCACCCACTTTCAGATCAATTTTTAGTAACTATAGGAGGAATTGGAAAGAACTTGACCATCAACCTTTACCTGCACTTTTGGCCACTCAGGAAGAAAGAAAcgatagaaaaaaagaattgcatttaaaaataaataaaaaagcagcAGGGATCTCTAAAGAGGAATAAAGGAAAATGATCCGGATTCAAAAAATTTGTCTACGATGGAGCATACTACACGTGGATATATAATTAAAACGGCCACTTCAAAACAAATAGTCCCAAATGAtggacaataaaaaaaaaaagaaaaagaagaattaacGAGTGATAAAGATAGTCATTTACGAATTATATGGGAGACACATGTAGCATGCATGATATGTTTGTTTGTCTCTTCATTTTGAAATTGTCATTCATAAATCCGAGCATAGACCTGATCATGCTATTCATGACGTCTACTCCTAGAAAATGGTTGAATTAATTCGTCAAATAAGGgccctagctagctaggttttaCAACCTGGATTCAAATTTCCACACAATAATGGTTCCTAGCTAACACCTCAAGTTGGCATGCATTGTAGAAAACTGTGGCTCGATCATCTGGACATTGGGATAGTGCTTGTGAGAGAGACCTGACATTCAGAAATGACAGAGGTGCACAAAAGGATTTTACAAGCTTCTTTGGGATCCTAAATTTAATTCCGTGCACAACAGAGCCACTAGTTCCAACAAATATAATCCACATTGTATATATAGTTACGATTGATTGAAAGCAACAAGATTTGTCTCAAGAGTCATACAGCAAATACCCAAGTGCAGTAGTCACCCAAACAAGTTATAGAGCTTCACACGACGACACAAAGTTGAATAGGTTGTCCAAACTCTGAGGGGAAAGCTTCACATATCTTCTTAGTACGCTAGCTATATATTAACTATTTTCCTCGAAAAGCATCAGCTTAACAAAACAAAGGTCAAGGAGATGAGGAAGAGGATGGATTGAAAGCAACCTGGTGGGCACAGCTGAGCACTTCATGAGGCCCTGCCTCTTCTCGGGCAACACCCATACGACGAAGGTAATACAAGTAATGGGAAATCATGTTGTTCATGGCCTCATTCTCACCCTGACCACAAACATGATCACCATAGAGGACATTCATGGTAGCTCCAAAACCAGGAATTCGCTTTGCCAAAGTATCACTCTTTGTGGGTTCCCAGAATCCCACAAAGACATCGTGGGCAGAAGGCTGATGCTCCTTAAGTGGCGTCATCCACCTCCAAATTGCAACCTGGAAGGCCAGCGTGGCATTCTGTTCTACGTATTCTGGATGGTTCAACAAATCCACCTTCAAGGCTTTCCCGGCTTCTCCATAGTTGTAGTTCCTGAAAtatacaagagatgagaagataATAATATTTAGATGCAGAGATTCAAATTAAAGTAGTATGTATTGATGATTAGTGAGATATATAGATGAGATACCAATAGATAGGCAGAGCACCCCGGCCATAGTATGCGACCCCAGGGGCGCATGGATAAGTGTGCTTGTAGTTCTCATCACAGTAAGACGAGACAGAATTCATTTCCTTGTTATAGCATAAGCCCCATGCCAATGGTTCCCCTGTAGCCGCTTCATATCCACctgatcaaaaataaaataaaatatatacatattttctcaaaatcgTTTGACGTAAAAAACAGAGCACGGCCATCAGCCATGCATGATGCATGCGAGCGGAAACTGTCAACTCACAGGAGGTTTTGCTGCCAACGTGGGCAAGAAAAGCTGCAACTTCCTTCAACCCCAAGAATTTGCCGTAGGCGGCGGTACGGCCGAAACCATAAGGCTGGTAGTCATCAGAAGCGGTGATGAAAGAATTGTAGTCCCAGAAATGGAGTGCATGGGCGAGTGGCGAGTTACGCTTTGAGAAGAGGCTCTCAAACTGGTTGGTCTGGAAGTAGTCAGAAATAGGTCCAATACAGCAGCGAGAAGAAATCCCTCCACACGCGTGCCCCGGCGGGCACCTTCTCTGACCGACTGCAACAGAAATCAGAAGCATTAAAGTGAATCCTATGGCCAAGTGCGCAGACCGTTGATTCTTCATTTTGCCAAGAGAAGAAGGCCAGAGGTGATAACTGATAAGAGAATCCCCTACGTTGAGGCAAACGTGTTCAGCTTGCCAATTTATGCTCCAATTGGGCACTGCAAGTGAGGAAGATAAAGATTCACAACTTTATGACTGaaaaactcat
Coding sequences within it:
- the LOC132171284 gene encoding chitinase-like protein 2, which produces MKNQRSAHLAIGFTLMLLISVAVGQRRCPPGHACGGISSRCCIGPISDYFQTNQFESLFSKRNSPLAHALHFWDYNSFITASDDYQPYGFGRTAAYGKFLGLKEVAAFLAHVGSKTSCGYEAATGEPLAWGLCYNKEMNSVSSYCDENYKHTYPCAPGVAYYGRGALPIYWNYNYGEAGKALKVDLLNHPEYVEQNATLAFQVAIWRWMTPLKEHQPSAHDVFVGFWEPTKSDTLAKRIPGFGATMNVLYGDHVCGQGENEAMNNMISHYLYYLRRMGVAREEAGPHEVLSCAHQVAFNPSSSSSP